In Microbacterium esteraromaticum, the following proteins share a genomic window:
- the corA gene encoding magnesium/cobalt transporter CorA has translation MAIIDNGIYVNGVRTANPGSLDETFELMRERGGMGWIGLYRPDAAELQAVAAEFGLHELAVEDALRGHQRPKLEQYEDHLFVVLRPARYLDAEEEVEFGEVHVFAGRDFVVTVRHAEEPDLGRVRRRLEAEPELLAHGPEAVLYAILDEVVDRYAPVLAGLENDIDEIENQLFVDDVDATQRIYELSREVLDFQRAAQPLTEMVGSLLREGEKRGADAELQRRLRDVHDHTIRVADRAATFRAVLENALTVESTIVARRQNEEMRRMTEESMRQGEQMKRISAWAAILFAPTLIGAIYGMNFTYMPELDWPLGYPLSIAAMVALAGGLWLAFKRKGWL, from the coding sequence ATGGCGATCATCGACAACGGCATCTACGTGAACGGGGTGCGCACCGCCAACCCCGGCAGCCTCGACGAGACGTTCGAGCTGATGCGCGAGCGCGGCGGCATGGGCTGGATAGGCCTGTACCGCCCCGATGCCGCCGAGCTGCAGGCGGTGGCCGCCGAGTTCGGGCTGCACGAGCTCGCGGTCGAGGACGCGCTGCGCGGACATCAGCGTCCCAAGCTCGAGCAGTATGAGGACCATCTCTTCGTGGTGCTGCGCCCGGCTCGCTACCTCGACGCAGAGGAGGAGGTCGAGTTCGGCGAGGTGCACGTGTTCGCCGGCCGCGACTTCGTGGTCACCGTGCGGCACGCCGAAGAGCCCGACCTGGGCCGCGTGCGCCGCCGGCTGGAGGCCGAGCCTGAGCTGCTGGCTCACGGACCCGAGGCCGTGCTCTACGCGATCCTCGACGAGGTCGTCGACCGTTACGCGCCAGTGCTCGCCGGGCTCGAGAACGACATCGACGAGATCGAGAACCAGCTGTTCGTCGATGACGTCGACGCCACTCAGCGCATCTACGAGCTCTCGCGCGAAGTGCTCGACTTCCAGCGGGCGGCGCAGCCGCTGACCGAGATGGTCGGGAGCCTGCTGCGGGAGGGCGAGAAGCGGGGAGCGGATGCCGAGCTGCAGCGCCGGCTGCGAGATGTGCACGATCACACGATCCGCGTGGCGGATCGCGCCGCGACCTTCCGCGCGGTGCTCGAGAACGCGCTCACCGTCGAGTCGACGATCGTCGCCCGCAGGCAGAACGAGGAGATGCGGCGGATGACGGAGGAGAGCATGCGCCAGGGGGAGCAGATGAAGCGCATCTCGGCGTGGGCGGCGATCCTGTTCGCGCCGACGCTGATCGGCGCGATCTACGGGATGAACTTCACCTACATGCCCGAGCTCGACTGGCCGCTCGGCTACCCGCTCTCGATCGCGGCGATGGTCGCCCTCGCCGGAGGGCTCTGGCTCGCGTTCAAGCGCAAGGGCTGGCTGTAG